The Streptomyces sp. NBC_00224 genome contains the following window.
CTGCGCGCGGTGGGCGAGCAGTAGCGCAGCTCGGCCGCGCCCAGGGGGACCAGGGCGTGCGCGGCGAGGGCGACCTCGTGCCAGCCCGCCCCGTCGAGCGGGCGGTCGTCGTCGAAGCGCTCGGCCAGCAGCGCCGAGGAGCGCGCCGCCGCGACCAGCGTCAACCGGACAGTCATGGCCGAGATCGTGCGACCGAACGGGCGGTTGGTCAAGAGCCCGCGACCGTGAGCGGTCCCGGCGGCCCGCTCAGACCGCTCGCCGGGCGCCCACCTCGTCGTACGCCGTGCGCAGCCGCCGTACGCCCTCGTCGATCTCGGCCCGGCCCGCCACGCCCGCGAAGCACAGCCGGAGGTGGGCGGCGGGGGGCTCGGCGCTGAAGTAGGGACGGCCGGCGGCGACGGCGACGCCGGAGCGCAGGGCCGCGGCGGCGACCGCGTCCTCGGGCGTGCCGTCGGGCAGCCGCAGCCAGAGGTGGTAGCCGCCGGAGGGCAGGTGCGGCACGTCCAGCTCGGGGAGGTGGACGGCCAGGGCGGTCGCCATGGCCTGTCTGCGGTCCCCCAGCTCCTGCGACACGGAACGCAGATGGCGGGGCCAGGCCGGGGAGCCGACCAGCTCCAGGGCCGCCTCCTGGAGCGGGCGCGGTACGAAGAAGCTGTCGACGACCTGGATCGCGCGCAGCCGTTCCAGGACCGGGCCGCGGGCGGCGAGCGCGCCGACCCGCAGGCTCGGCGAGGCCACCTTGGTGAGCGACCGGACGTGGACGACCACGCCGTCCGGGTCGTCGGCGGCGAGCGGCGCGGGCAGCGGGCCCGCGTCCGCGTGGGCGAGCAGGCGTGCGAAGTCGTCCTCGATGACGAACGCCCCGAACTCCCGGGCCACCGCGCGCACTTCGGCCCGGCGGGCCGGGGAGAGCACCGCGCCCGTCGGGTTCTGGAAGAGCGGCTGGCTGACCAGGACGCGGGCGCCGGTGGCCCGGAAGGCGGCCGCGAGCAGGTCGGGGCGCACCCCGTCGGTGTCGACCGGCACCGGCACCGGCCGCAGCCCCGAGGCGCGGGCCACCGCGAGCATGCCGGGGTAGGTGGGCGACTCCACCAGAACCGGCGCGCCCGGCGCCGCGAGCGCCCGCAGCGCCGTGGTGAGCGCGGACTGGCCACCGGCGCAGATCAGCACCTCGGCGGCGGTGACCGTGCCGCCGATCTCCCGGGCGAACCAGTCGCGCAGCTCGGGAAGCCCGTCGGTGGGCGGCCGCCCCCAGGCACCCGGGCGGCGGCCGGCCCGGGCGAGGGCGGCGGCCATCGCGCGCTCCGGCTGGAGGACGGGGGCGAGGTAGCCGCCGTTGAACTCGATCACCCCGGGCGGTGGTGCGGCGAGGGTGGCCAGGACCCCGGAGGCATCGACCGCGCGCGGCACCGCGTCGGTGGCGCCGTCGGCGCTGAGCGAGACCTCCTGCCAGGAGGTGTCGCCGGGGCGGGGCGCGGGCGTACGGGGCTCGGCGCGGAAGACCCCGGCGCCGGGCCGGGTGACGACGAGGCCCTCGGCGGCGAGCCGGGCCAGCGCCCGGGAGACGGTGACCGGCGAGACCCGGTACCGCTCGACCAGCACCCTGCTCGACGGCAGCTTTCCAC
Protein-coding sequences here:
- a CDS encoding PLP-dependent aminotransferase family protein, giving the protein MQERSSEAELAAILRSELDRYSVGGKLPSSRVLVERYRVSPVTVSRALARLAAEGLVVTRPGAGVFRAEPRTPAPRPGDTSWQEVSLSADGATDAVPRAVDASGVLATLAAPPPGVIEFNGGYLAPVLQPERAMAAALARAGRRPGAWGRPPTDGLPELRDWFAREIGGTVTAAEVLICAGGQSALTTALRALAAPGAPVLVESPTYPGMLAVARASGLRPVPVPVDTDGVRPDLLAAAFRATGARVLVSQPLFQNPTGAVLSPARRAEVRAVAREFGAFVIEDDFARLLAHADAGPLPAPLAADDPDGVVVHVRSLTKVASPSLRVGALAARGPVLERLRAIQVVDSFFVPRPLQEAALELVGSPAWPRHLRSVSQELGDRRQAMATALAVHLPELDVPHLPSGGYHLWLRLPDGTPEDAVAAAALRSGVAVAAGRPYFSAEPPAAHLRLCFAGVAGRAEIDEGVRRLRTAYDEVGARRAV